Proteins encoded within one genomic window of Argiope bruennichi chromosome 7, qqArgBrue1.1, whole genome shotgun sequence:
- the LOC129976072 gene encoding glycoprotein 3-alpha-L-fucosyltransferase A-like: MRRFRLPRVLSSTLFVLCCLLLIINAFFRIGLRFGIETFRYPDPNEPLPFVPLLHPHRPWFFRGGGIRPHVTGSASSQLWPHESGGDRIVNQLMYVPQGYAELRNATKPRLKEILLYFGRRGWSDLPMGRSVFIRDMCPVNTCQITVDRRAKADLILFKDRFTLPKRQIRPPEQIWLLFLLECPLHTQSFTHAAGFFNWTASYRHDSDVVAPYEKWVPYPDAPPRINAPLRNYAYGKTGKVAWFVSNCAARNRRLQYARELSKYIQVDIFGKCGGVRTCPRASASRCFNMLNREYKFYLAFENSNCKDYITEKFFINGLAHDVIPIVMGARPEDYARAAPPHSYIHVEDFSGPADLARYLHMLNTNDTLYNSYFAWKNTGEFIHTRFWCRLCALLHAPRVPKVYTDIETWWAGKGTCTPDHWRKDLDQTTPKPP, translated from the exons ATGCGCCGCTTTCGCCTTCCCCGCGTACTCTCGTCCACCCTGTTCGTCCTATGCTGTCTGCTACTAATCATCAATGCCTTCTTTCGGATCGGCCTTCGATTTGGTATCGAAACCTTTCGATATCCTGACCCAAATGAGCCTCTTCCCTTTGTCCCTTTGCTGCATCCTCATAGGCCTTGGTTCTTCAGGGGAGGAGGCATCAGGCCTCACGTCACAGGGA GTGCTTCTTCTCAACTGTGGCCTCATGAATCCGGTGGCGATCGTATTGTTAACCAGTTGATGTACGTGCCTCAAGGTTATGCCGAGCTACGCAATGCTACCAAACCCCGCCTCAAAGAAATCCTCCTCTATTTTGGTAGGAGGGGATGGAGCGATCTTCCAATGGGACGCAGCGTCTTCATAAGGGACATGTGTCCGGTCAACACGTGTCAAATCACTGTTGACAGAAGGGCGAAGGCTGATCTCATCCTATTCAAGGATAGGTTCACTCTTCCAAAGAGGCAAATCAGACCTCCAGAGCAG atatggCTATTGTTTCTTCTGGAATGTCCCCTTCATACACAATCCTTCACACACGCTGCTGGATTTTTCAACTGGACTGCATCCTACAGACATGACTCTGACGTTGTCGCGCCCTATGAGAAATGGGTACCCTACCCAGACGCCCCACCCCGGATAAACGCTCCACTTCGAAACTACGCTTACGGCAAAACTGGGAAAGTGGCTTGGTTCGTTTCTAACTGCGCAGCTCGTAACAGGAGGTTGCAATATGCCCGGGAGCTCTCGAAGTACATACAGGTGGACATCTTCGGAAAATGCGGCGGCGTCCGCACGTGCCCCAGAGCCAGTGCCAGCCGATGCTTCAACATGCTTAACAGGGAATATAAATTCTATCTGgcttttgaaaattctaattgcAAGGATTATATAACAGAGAAGTTCTTCATTAATGGCTTAGC acacgaCGTGATACCCATTGTGATGGGAGCCCGACCAGAAGACTATGCCCGCGCAGCGCCACCCCATTCCTACATCCACGTGGAGGATTTCTCAGGCCCTGCTGATCTAGCTCGTTATCTCCACATGCTGAACACCAACGACACCCTCTACAACTCATACTTTGCGTGGAAGAACACCGGGGAATTCATCCACACTCGCTTCTGGTGTCGCCTCTGTGCCCTATTGCATGCACCCCGGGTACCCAAAGTGTACACCGACATCGAAACCTGGTGGGCAGGCAAGGGCACCTGCACCCCGGATCATTGGAGGAAAGACTTGGATCAAACAACGCCGAAACCCCCCTGA